The genomic DNA ATCATCCGATGTAACGGCTTTAGTATATGGGAGCTAGTTACTTTGGGTTTGGCAAGCTAACTTGTAGCTAGTATACAGTACCAGGTGCTGTGCCACATCACTGAAAGCAGCTGGCTAGTTAACTTGTTGCATATTGCACCGATCAGCTGTCTACTTAGCTACTGTAAACTTTGAGACGTAATTTCCGTTGGTTTGTAaacaaaaggttgcaggttctgTGCACAATGCTCTGTGCTACAGCCACAACGTATACTAGCTAGTTGTTTCACATATCCAGACACAGACTGCGCATAATTGAATATGGCCTGTGTTGCTATCTAATCTACAGATATCACACTGTAACAGATACGGTCAATTGcatatttttcccttttacaTCAACATCGATCTTCCAACAGGAAGATGGCATTCGGCAGGTACTTGAGGAGATGAAAGCTTTATATCAGCAGAACCAGAGTGACGTGTAAGTCCAATTTCCCGTATAATAAATCGAGTTAAATTGAGTAATGTGAACTATGAGGTATTCGTGCACCGGACACATGACACCCAGTGCATTGCTCTTTCCTTGATATTTTGGGTTGAGTCCATTTAATACCATATCACTAATTGTGTTTTAGAAGCGTTCAAATCAGTTTTCTGTGGCATGGATCACACAAACTGGAAAAATCAGAAAATCAACATACTCCAAATTAACTTCCCTGGataactttaaaaaacataatctaAATATAACACCTTCTGAACTTAGCATGGTTTTGAATGATTtctaataaactttttttttttactgggcaGTACTGCCATGCTGATTTTAAAATCCCAAACCAAAATGATGTAATCTGTCTCCTGTAGAAGCTGAAGTCATGATGCTGCGCAACCAAAATATGAGTCAATGTCCACAGGTTCATTAGTTCTgtaaaaagccaaaataaaggGCAGAACTTGCCAACAGGCTTCTTACAACACTAATCGCTAAGGAAACGCAAATTAAGGAGTAATTTCAACTTGGGAATTACTCCATCTCATtgttagaaatgtttttattaaactgACACAATTACACAGTTTTAgcaacaaaaaggaaaaagactcgttgccttttctgttccccGAATCAGGGACAGAAATCTGTGACACGTCGGCCGAATTTGGCTGGACGAGCCGAACCTGGCAACTGTCACTGTGGGCGTCTGCTTCTGGGTGGTTGCAAGTTCGAGTCCCGGTTTCTTTTTGCTTTGACCCTTCCCTCAGGAACGAGGCCAAGTCCGAGGGCAGGAGCGAACTGATTCCCACCATCAAGTTCCGCCACTGCTGCCTGTTCAGAAACCAGCGGTGCATCGCTGCGTACCTGTAGGTGTTAAGTCGGCACGACGTTAagcacatgtacctcctgtgccactcatgttacatgtacctccatccagcaccaGCACTCCAGAACTTACTCTGCCCGTGTATCATTGTCTGTAGCTAGTAacgcctcctagtttgacttagccataggttaggtcagagtaatgctCGCTGtttgaactggacttaatgtgttgaTGGCTATGAATGACACTACAAAATGAGTACTGTAGCTTAACGGCCCtgagttttgttgttgttccaatgacccTTTGGTATGcgacttgttgtacgtcgctttggataaaagcgtctgcccaataaacgtaatgtaatgtacagcatCGTCGGTGCTGAGTTTTCGGTGAGATTTCATTGCTTTGAGGTTGGGGGGAGTGGTGTCATTGTTTCCTTTCACGTTccgttccctcccccccccagctatGACCGGCTCCTTCGCATCCGAGCGCTCCGCTGGGAGTACGGGAGCGTCCTGCCCACCGCCATCCGCTTCCACATGTGCGCCGAGGAGGTgaggcttctctctctctgcggtcTGCGCCGGGGATCTGCGCCCTGCAGACGCGACCCACGCTacagccgcttttccaccgcacgGTACCGGCTCGACTCCACTctacttttttttggtttttccatcgggcaaaaaGTTGAGGAtggtacctggtacctggtaccttttttggtatcgcctccgtcgaggttccagGCGAGCTGAGGCGATGCCAAAAGGaaacgtgaaaacactgcagaccactgattggtcagagcaacgcgtttcatgcggcgtcgctaatgacgaccagctatattgacgggggtactatctgcagtggaaaacgaagtacctggtaccaaaagcgagtagagtcgagtcgagttgagccggtaccatgcggtggaaaagcagGCTTATGTTCATCCTGTAAAGTCTTGGGATGTGCTCAGATATTCAGGGAAAAATCAGGAAATATGAAGCATGCTCATTGTAGTAAATGCAAGGTTTAAGGAATGGCCTTCATTCAAAGCATACCTTGGAAAAAGTAGCCCATTAGCTTACAGTAGCCACGAGTACTGCACTGAAAATAAGACTTAGAAAGTTGTAAATTTATCATAAAAACGTCAATGAAAAGTCATGGGACAAGTGAGCGGGAACCCGTTAAGCAGTAACTAAACTGTTGTATTGGGCTTTCACTGCGCAGCTGGAGTGGTTTAACCAGTATAAGAAGTCCCTGGCCACCTACATGAGATCActgggtggggaggaggggctggacaTCACTCAGGATGTAAAGCCACCCAAAAGCCTGTACATCGAGGTGAGCGAGATCGAACGGCTCGTTGGCAAAGGAGTTTCCTCCGCCCCGTCGAAACGCCAACGCTCCATTGTTCCACAGAAACCTCGGACTGAGTATTGCGTCTCCGCTATTGTACTGTCCTCGTCAGTGTTTCTGGCTTTTCCCCCTCCGCAGGTTCGCTGTCTGAAGGACCACGGGGAGTTTGAGATTGATGACGGCACAGTCATTCTCCTGAAGAAAAATAGCCAGGTATGgggaggatggggagggggggggggcatataaATGGCATTCAagactgaggagagagatgggccTTCAAGTTCTGTGTATTTATTACAGACAGTTATGGTCATTCATTTACACAGACCCATCCCTGACATGGGTCTTCAGTGACGTTAACTGTTATGTTGGGGGGCTGTAGAGTGGTGGGCTCAGCCAGTGTCTTAATGGatgcatctctttttttttttttttccatcggGAGCCAATGACAGAGCTACAGCAACTGATGAAAGAtgccctctttcttttttccagcaCTTTCTTCCACGGTGGAAGTGCGAGCAGCTGATTCGTCAGGGCGTGCTG from Anguilla rostrata isolate EN2019 chromosome 18, ASM1855537v3, whole genome shotgun sequence includes the following:
- the gins1 gene encoding DNA replication complex GINS protein PSF1, which translates into the protein MFCEKAIELIRELQRMADGQLPAFNEDGIRQVLEEMKALYQQNQSDVNEAKSEGRSELIPTIKFRHCCLFRNQRCIAAYLYDRLLRIRALRWEYGSVLPTAIRFHMCAEELEWFNQYKKSLATYMRSLGGEEGLDITQDVKPPKSLYIEVRCLKDHGEFEIDDGTVILLKKNSQHFLPRWKCEQLIRQGVLEHVVS